The following are encoded together in the Onychostoma macrolepis isolate SWU-2019 chromosome 03, ASM1243209v1, whole genome shotgun sequence genome:
- the LOC131537992 gene encoding adhesion G protein-coupled receptor E3 isoform X1, with protein sequence MEERCLIQDKEFSVLTEMNAVMIPVFVENIQHVITLVAVTTASVLLDSETNFTDTSELCQSVCDVDKSICGGGVCKNSKDGHECVCSSGFTNYGHKQMKCTEHKCDRLLSESKASPASPELTKLTSLMNSSCLVLSQSESVWNNTQVNGEKLLEAFLSDLDYLLHGGFNDNDIVSALFRIVVILLKLTGHLLSASRTRKISTKADVELLVKRGNSPPEGHFMMNISGAQLTSNWDTATGNTYLGFTTAALLSYKGLDESLNCCFNHLETQQKQTFKINSKVVTATFSNYETTNLKKPIKLTFSHLTKKNEKHMCVFWDPELDGGAWSTHGCTTVRSTADQTVCSCYKLGSFAVLTALCDTGDCRPTLNFCQRGSKS encoded by the exons ATGGAAGAGAGATGTTTAATCCAGGACAAGGAGTTCAGTGTATTG ACAGAGATGAATGCAGTGATGATCCCAGTGTTTGTGGAAAACATACAACATGTCATAACACTGGTGGCGGTTACTACTGCATCTGTGCTGCTGGATTCAGAAACTAACTTCACTGATACAAGTGAACTCTGCCAGA GTGTATGTGACGTTGATAAATCTATATGTGGAGGAGGAGTCTGCAAAAACAGCAAAGACGGTCATGAATGTGTGTGCAGCTCAGGATTCACCAACTATGgtcacaaacaaatgaaatgcaCAG aGCATAAGTGTGACAGATTATTAAGTGAGAGCAAAGCATCTCCG GCATCACCAGAGCTCACAAAACTCACCTCTTTGATGAACAGCAGCTGTCTGGTACTGAGTCAGAGCGAATCTGTCTGGAATAATACACAAGTGAATGGAGAAAAACTTTTGGAG GCATTTCTGAGTGATCTAGATTATCTGCTTCATGGTGGCTTCAATGATAATGATATAGTCTCAGCATTGTTTAGGATTGTGGTAATCTTACTAAAACTGACCGGACATCTGCTGTCAGCAAGCCGGACCAGGAAAATAAGCACTAAAGCTG ATGTGGAGCTGTTAGTAAAGAGGGGCAATTCTCCTCCTGAGGGTCATTTCATGATGAATATCAGTGGAGCACAATTGACCTCCAACTGGGACACAGCAACAGGAAATACATACCTCG GCTTTACAACTGCAGCTCTCCTCAGCTACAAAGGTCTGGATGAATCACTCAACTGCTGTTTTAACCATTTAGAGACACAGCAAAAGCAAACTTTCAAGATCAATTCAAAAGTAGTAACTGCCACTTTTAGTAACTATGAGACAACCAACCTAAAGAAACCAATAAAGCTCACGTTTTCTCACCTGACG AAAAAGAATGAGaagcatatgtgtgtgttttgggatCCTGAACTAGACGGGGGCGCCTGGTCAACACATGGCTGCACTACAGTGAGATCCACTGCCGATCAGACCGTCTGCTCCTGTTATAAGCTCGGCAGTTTTGCTGTGCTGACGGCTCTCTGTGACACTGGGGATTGTAGGCCTACTCTTAACTTTTGTCAGCGTGGCAGCAAATCTTAA
- the LOC131537992 gene encoding uncharacterized protein LOC131537992 isoform X2 yields the protein MEERCLIQDKEFSVLTEMNAVMIPVFVENIQHVITLVAVTTASVLLDSETNFTDTSELCQSVCDVDKSICGGGVCKNSKDGHECVCSSGFTNYGHKQMKCTEHKCDRLLSESKASPASPELTKLTSLMNSSCLVLSQSESVWNNTQVNGEKLLEAFLSDLDYLLHGGFNDNDIVSALFRIVVILLKLTGHLLSASRTRKISTKADVELLVKRGNSPPEGHFMMNISGAQLTSNWDTATGNTYLGFTTAALLSYKEKE from the exons ATGGAAGAGAGATGTTTAATCCAGGACAAGGAGTTCAGTGTATTG ACAGAGATGAATGCAGTGATGATCCCAGTGTTTGTGGAAAACATACAACATGTCATAACACTGGTGGCGGTTACTACTGCATCTGTGCTGCTGGATTCAGAAACTAACTTCACTGATACAAGTGAACTCTGCCAGA GTGTATGTGACGTTGATAAATCTATATGTGGAGGAGGAGTCTGCAAAAACAGCAAAGACGGTCATGAATGTGTGTGCAGCTCAGGATTCACCAACTATGgtcacaaacaaatgaaatgcaCAG aGCATAAGTGTGACAGATTATTAAGTGAGAGCAAAGCATCTCCG GCATCACCAGAGCTCACAAAACTCACCTCTTTGATGAACAGCAGCTGTCTGGTACTGAGTCAGAGCGAATCTGTCTGGAATAATACACAAGTGAATGGAGAAAAACTTTTGGAG GCATTTCTGAGTGATCTAGATTATCTGCTTCATGGTGGCTTCAATGATAATGATATAGTCTCAGCATTGTTTAGGATTGTGGTAATCTTACTAAAACTGACCGGACATCTGCTGTCAGCAAGCCGGACCAGGAAAATAAGCACTAAAGCTG ATGTGGAGCTGTTAGTAAAGAGGGGCAATTCTCCTCCTGAGGGTCATTTCATGATGAATATCAGTGGAGCACAATTGACCTCCAACTGGGACACAGCAACAGGAAATACATACCTCG GCTTTACAACTGCAGCTCTCCTCAGCTACAAAG AAAAAGAATGA
- the LOC131537991 gene encoding uncharacterized protein LOC131537991 isoform X2: MFVKLKKAGGGVLHMGCTHGVIYYTSPLWWQESARDHRDALLSFKYPPTVYISDIAGRVARHVNNRTQQKFFQPNDGRVCAPTDTNISLAAAGKLTVNIEWLKKIRRKPRHAEEPKEMERFSCPHPETGTSDRYSLYDRFHQKKQKRPEERLRSLKVIPDLACLINSSAAEQINRELSSSRYSLCQMKDIHYMFSLRLFFHLHNERLYSSFMKEIEKQSIAEAIRIGLDGKLICGQTGTHTRKPDNSQQQSRSPEAPAKGDSPTMDGYRFSVAMFPINDKNKDKIQQLYAAEKREHDVIARISRYARLLKDTSSQLMPWLYDNTVNCRIAQIASENQNVAALTTDTFILWYRDWLASRKIPDSHLKILENDTQKTLLSRIVGTDQTPETGCHFILWVFDKMEKQIKIYDNTERYMNISPPDMDILKDAYRNVDSLDGWTVCNPQQWRRNDGNNCGVFVCTMAEMEAKGLKMSPELLHTDQLIHLRLYHASCLVENLEIEDLQPKNTSKTKNRCIAQNLGVCIFQEIQQKTMHPDVKTLQWIQCDSCNKWLHSDCAGIDPTMVTVDMPFNCGCDIDKSYPYDKTLHLHLCI; the protein is encoded by the exons ATGTTTGTAAAGCTGAAAAAAGCTGGAG GTGGAGTATTACATATGGGCTGCACCCATGgtgttatatattatacatcACCATTATGGTGGCAGGAATCTGCACGGGACCACAGGGATGCTCTGCTAAGTTTTAAATATCCCCCCACTGTGTACATCTCTGACATCGCTGGACGTGTTGCCAGGCATGTTAATAATCGTACGCAACAGAAATTTTTCCAGCCAAATGACGGAAGGGTATGCGCACCAACGGACACAAACATATCACTGGCAGCTGCAGGAAAGTTAACAGTAAATATTGAGTGGTTGAAGAAAATTAGGAGGAAACCAAGACATGCAGAAGAACCCAAAGAAATGGAACGATTCTCATGTCCACACCCTGAGACAGGGACATCAGACCGGTACTCACTGTATGACagatttcaccaaaaaaaacaaaagcgtCCTGAAGAGAGACTGCGTAGCCTGAAAGTGATTCCAGATCTGGCTTGTCTGATTAATTCTTCAGCAGCAGAACAAATAAACAGAGAGCTTTCCTCAAGTCGATACTCACTATGTCAAATGAAGGACATCCACTACATGTTCTCACTACGTCTGTTTTTTCACCTGCACAATGAAAGACTGTATAGCTCCTTCATGAAGGAAATTGAAAAACAGAGTATAGCAGAAGCCATACGCATTGGATTAGATGGCAAACTGATATGTGGCCAAACAG GAACACACACAAGAAAACCTGACAACAGTCAACAACAGTCCAGAAGTCCTGAGGCTCCAGCAAAGGGGGACAGTCCTACTATGGATGGTTACCGTTTTTCAGTGGCAATGTTTCCaattaatgataaaaataag GACAAAATCCAACAGCTGTATGCTGCTGAGAAGAGAGAGCATGATGTCATTGCTAGAATCTCTCGTTACGCCCGTCTCTTGAAAGACACCAGTAGCCAACTGATGCCATGGCTATATGACAAT ACTGTAAATTGTCGGATTGCACAAATTGCCTCAGAAAATCAGAAT GTTGCAGCCTTGACGACTGACACATTCATTTTGTGGTACAGGGACTGGCTGGCTTCAAGAAAAATTCCTGATTCACATCTGAAAATTCTTGAG AATGATACACAGAAAACACTTCTATCAAGAATTGTTGGCACGGATCAGACACCAGAGACAGGATGTCACTTCATTCTTTGG GTTTTTGACAagatggaaaaacaaataaagatttATGACAACACAGAACGTTACATGAACATTTCACCCCCAGATATGGACATTCTGAA AGATGCCTATAGAAATGTAGACTCCCTGGATGGGTGGACTGTGTGCAATCCACAGCAATGGCGAAGAAATGATGGAAACAACTGtggtgtttttgtttgcaca ATGGCAGAGATGGAAGCAAAAGGTCTCAAAATGTCTCCCGAGTTGCTTCACACTGACCAGCTGATTCATCTTCGACTTTACCATGCCTCCTGTTTGGTTGAAAATCTAGAAATTGAG GACTTGCAACCAAAGAACAcgtctaaaactaaaaacagatGTATAGCCCAAAACCTTGGTGTTTGCATATTTCAAGAAATCCAGCAAAA AACCATGCATCCAGATGTCAAAACACTGCAATGGATTCAGTGTGACAGTTGTAACAAATGGTTGCACAGTGACTGTGCTGGCATTGATCCAACAATGGTCACAGTGGACATGCCATTCAACTGTGGATGTGACATTGATAAGTCATATCCTTATGATAA Aacactacatttacatttatgcatttag
- the LOC131537991 gene encoding uncharacterized protein LOC131537991 isoform X1, with product MFVKLKKAGGGVLHMGCTHGVIYYTSPLWWQESARDHRDALLSFKYPPTVYISDIAGRVARHVNNRTQQKFFQPNDGRVCAPTDTNISLAAAGKLTVNIEWLKKIRRKPRHAEEPKEMERFSCPHPETGTSDRYSLYDRFHQKKQKRPEERLRSLKVIPDLACLINSSAAEQINRELSSSRYSLCQMKDIHYMFSLRLFFHLHNERLYSSFMKEIEKQSIAEAIRIGLDGKLICGQTGTHTRKPDNSQQQSRSPEAPAKGDSPTMDGYRFSVAMFPINDKNKDKIQQLYAAEKREHDVIARISRYARLLKDTSSQLMPWLYDNTVNCRIAQIASENQNVAALTTDTFILWYRDWLASRKIPDSHLKILENDTQKTLLSRIVGTDQTPETGCHFILWVFDKMEKQIKIYDNTERYMNISPPDMDILKDAYRNVDSLDGWTVCNPQQWRRNDGNNCGVFVCTMAEMEAKGLKMSPELLHTDQLIHLRLYHASCLVENLEIEDLQPKNTSKTKNRCIAQNLGVCIFQEIQQKTMHPDVKTLQWIQCDSCNKWLHSDCAGIDPTMVTVDMPFNCGCDIDKSYPYDKYVLYTCKQTSITTLQMHSMFE from the exons ATGTTTGTAAAGCTGAAAAAAGCTGGAG GTGGAGTATTACATATGGGCTGCACCCATGgtgttatatattatacatcACCATTATGGTGGCAGGAATCTGCACGGGACCACAGGGATGCTCTGCTAAGTTTTAAATATCCCCCCACTGTGTACATCTCTGACATCGCTGGACGTGTTGCCAGGCATGTTAATAATCGTACGCAACAGAAATTTTTCCAGCCAAATGACGGAAGGGTATGCGCACCAACGGACACAAACATATCACTGGCAGCTGCAGGAAAGTTAACAGTAAATATTGAGTGGTTGAAGAAAATTAGGAGGAAACCAAGACATGCAGAAGAACCCAAAGAAATGGAACGATTCTCATGTCCACACCCTGAGACAGGGACATCAGACCGGTACTCACTGTATGACagatttcaccaaaaaaaacaaaagcgtCCTGAAGAGAGACTGCGTAGCCTGAAAGTGATTCCAGATCTGGCTTGTCTGATTAATTCTTCAGCAGCAGAACAAATAAACAGAGAGCTTTCCTCAAGTCGATACTCACTATGTCAAATGAAGGACATCCACTACATGTTCTCACTACGTCTGTTTTTTCACCTGCACAATGAAAGACTGTATAGCTCCTTCATGAAGGAAATTGAAAAACAGAGTATAGCAGAAGCCATACGCATTGGATTAGATGGCAAACTGATATGTGGCCAAACAG GAACACACACAAGAAAACCTGACAACAGTCAACAACAGTCCAGAAGTCCTGAGGCTCCAGCAAAGGGGGACAGTCCTACTATGGATGGTTACCGTTTTTCAGTGGCAATGTTTCCaattaatgataaaaataag GACAAAATCCAACAGCTGTATGCTGCTGAGAAGAGAGAGCATGATGTCATTGCTAGAATCTCTCGTTACGCCCGTCTCTTGAAAGACACCAGTAGCCAACTGATGCCATGGCTATATGACAAT ACTGTAAATTGTCGGATTGCACAAATTGCCTCAGAAAATCAGAAT GTTGCAGCCTTGACGACTGACACATTCATTTTGTGGTACAGGGACTGGCTGGCTTCAAGAAAAATTCCTGATTCACATCTGAAAATTCTTGAG AATGATACACAGAAAACACTTCTATCAAGAATTGTTGGCACGGATCAGACACCAGAGACAGGATGTCACTTCATTCTTTGG GTTTTTGACAagatggaaaaacaaataaagatttATGACAACACAGAACGTTACATGAACATTTCACCCCCAGATATGGACATTCTGAA AGATGCCTATAGAAATGTAGACTCCCTGGATGGGTGGACTGTGTGCAATCCACAGCAATGGCGAAGAAATGATGGAAACAACTGtggtgtttttgtttgcaca ATGGCAGAGATGGAAGCAAAAGGTCTCAAAATGTCTCCCGAGTTGCTTCACACTGACCAGCTGATTCATCTTCGACTTTACCATGCCTCCTGTTTGGTTGAAAATCTAGAAATTGAG GACTTGCAACCAAAGAACAcgtctaaaactaaaaacagatGTATAGCCCAAAACCTTGGTGTTTGCATATTTCAAGAAATCCAGCAAAA AACCATGCATCCAGATGTCAAAACACTGCAATGGATTCAGTGTGACAGTTGTAACAAATGGTTGCACAGTGACTGTGCTGGCATTGATCCAACAATGGTCACAGTGGACATGCCATTCAACTGTGGATGTGACATTGATAAGTCATATCCTTATGATAAGTATGTACTTTACACTTGCAAACAAACTTCAATTACTACATTACAAATGCATTCAATGTTTGAATAA
- the LOC131537994 gene encoding uncharacterized protein LOC131537994 isoform X2, translating to MTGVSLAFGIDDVYSGTGSCSYCTAGVTSIPEHFQAKHLKHAIYFEDNGNQKYCIPCFCLKSQQRKRCHWHCPKCQHILCHALDLKKHLHNHDFAVMDKVPNKPEEGPTENPKARQHVGQEQPPVICIDERNGVFVTPKDVHGPRVPIHYALYVALNWEFDFTQHDMAHIWRWWVNLIFFKMTHARKKRCTSAMSEAFKEETKQQEKLPDAVLLEILLHVVLEEGDAALLNLSLVCSKFRSLVDTDSFRKRAHFFWLDSVTNWRTKSEPCQEFFKMYTLQPC from the exons ATGACAG GTGTATCACTTGCTTTTGGAATAGATGATGTCTATTCTGGGACAGGCAGTTGTTCCTATTGTACAGCTGGTGTGACGTCAATTCCTGAACACTTTCAGGCAAAGCATTTAAAGCATGCCATATATTTTGAGGATAATGGCAATC AAAAATATTGCATTCCTTGCTTTTGTTTGAAATCCCAACAAAGGAAGAGATGCCATTGGCATTGCCCTAAGTGCCAGCACATCTTGTGTCATGCCCTTGACTTAAAAAAGCACCTCCATAATCATG ATTTTGCAGTTATGGACAAAGTTCCCAACAAACCGGAGG AAGGGCCAACTGAAAACCCAAAGGCAAGGCAGCATGTCGGGCAGGAGCAACCACCTGTCATTTGTATTGACGAGAGAAATGGGGTTTTTGTCACCCCAAAAGATGTCCATGGACCTAGAGTCCCTATTCAT TATGCACTGTATGTGGCGCTTAACTGGGAGTTTGACTTCACCCAG CATGATATGGCCCATATCTGGAGGTGGTGGGTCAATCTGATCTTTTTCAAAATGACACATGCAAG aaagaaGCGGTGCACATCAGCCATGTCAGAAGCATTCAAGGAGGAGACAAAACAGCAGGAGAAG TTGCCAGATGCTGTCCTGTTGGAAATTCTTCTTCATGTGGTCCTGGAGGAGGGTGATGCTGCATTGTTAAATCTGTCTTTGGTTTGTTCCAAATTCAGAAGTCTTGTGGATACAGACTCATTTCGAAAGAGGGCACACTTCTTCTGGCTTGACA GTGTAACAAATTGGAGAACGAAGTCTGAGCCATGCCAggaatttttcaaaatgtacacaCTGCAGCCCTGCTGA
- the LOC131537994 gene encoding uncharacterized protein LOC131537994 isoform X1, with protein MTGVSLAFGIDDVYSGTGSCSYCTAGVTSIPEHFQAKHLKHAIYFEDNGNQKYCIPCFCLKSQQRKRCHWHCPKCQHILCHALDLKKHLHNHDFAVMDKVPNKPEEGPTENPKARQHVGQEQPPVICIDERNGVFVTPKDVHGPRVPIHYALYVALNWEFDFTQHDMAHIWRWWVNLIFFKMTHARKKRCTSAMSEAFKEETKQQEKVQNIGILMLPDAVLLEILLHVVLEEGDAALLNLSLVCSKFRSLVDTDSFRKRAHFFWLDSVTNWRTKSEPCQEFFKMYTLQPC; from the exons ATGACAG GTGTATCACTTGCTTTTGGAATAGATGATGTCTATTCTGGGACAGGCAGTTGTTCCTATTGTACAGCTGGTGTGACGTCAATTCCTGAACACTTTCAGGCAAAGCATTTAAAGCATGCCATATATTTTGAGGATAATGGCAATC AAAAATATTGCATTCCTTGCTTTTGTTTGAAATCCCAACAAAGGAAGAGATGCCATTGGCATTGCCCTAAGTGCCAGCACATCTTGTGTCATGCCCTTGACTTAAAAAAGCACCTCCATAATCATG ATTTTGCAGTTATGGACAAAGTTCCCAACAAACCGGAGG AAGGGCCAACTGAAAACCCAAAGGCAAGGCAGCATGTCGGGCAGGAGCAACCACCTGTCATTTGTATTGACGAGAGAAATGGGGTTTTTGTCACCCCAAAAGATGTCCATGGACCTAGAGTCCCTATTCAT TATGCACTGTATGTGGCGCTTAACTGGGAGTTTGACTTCACCCAG CATGATATGGCCCATATCTGGAGGTGGTGGGTCAATCTGATCTTTTTCAAAATGACACATGCAAG aaagaaGCGGTGCACATCAGCCATGTCAGAAGCATTCAAGGAGGAGACAAAACAGCAGGAGAAGGTGCAGAACATAGGAATCTTGATG TTGCCAGATGCTGTCCTGTTGGAAATTCTTCTTCATGTGGTCCTGGAGGAGGGTGATGCTGCATTGTTAAATCTGTCTTTGGTTTGTTCCAAATTCAGAAGTCTTGTGGATACAGACTCATTTCGAAAGAGGGCACACTTCTTCTGGCTTGACA GTGTAACAAATTGGAGAACGAAGTCTGAGCCATGCCAggaatttttcaaaatgtacacaCTGCAGCCCTGCTGA